The Pseudomonas sp. S06B 330 genome contains the following window.
CGCATGCATCGGGTGCGGGCCAAGCGTGTGGTGCTCGCCACGGGTGCCCATGAGCGTCCGCTGGTGTACGGCAACAACGATGTGCCGGGCAACATGCTCGCTGGGGCGGTGTCGACCTACGTGCGTCGTTATGGCGTGGCGCCGGGCCGTAACCTGGTGCTGTCGACCAACAACGACCATGCCTATCGTGTGGCCTTGGACTGGCATGACGCTGGTCTGAAAGTAGTCGCCATCGCTGACGCCCGCCATAACCCACGTGGTTCGCTGGTAGAAGAGGCGCGGGCCAAGGGCATTCGCATCCTGACCTCCAGCGCGGTGATCGAATCCCGTGGCAGCAAGCATGTTACCGCTGCCCGTGTCGCTGCTATCGACGTTAAAGCGCATAAAGTTGCCAGCCCCGGCGAGTGGCTGGACTGCGACCTGGTTGCCACCTCCGGCGGCTACAGTCCGGTGGTGCATCTGGCTTCGCACCTGGGCGGTAAACCAATTTGGCGTGAAGACATTCTTGGCTTCGTACCGGGCGACGCCCCGCAGAAACGCGTGTGTGTCGGTGGCATCAACGGCGTGTTCGCGCTGGGCGACAGCCTGGCAGACGGTTTTGAAGGTGGCGTACGCGCTGCCACCGAAGCAGGCTTCAAGGCAGTGGCAGGCAGCTTGCCAAAGGTGCTGGCACGTCAAGAAGAGGCCACCCTGGCACTGTTCCAGGTGCCCCATGACAAGAACACAGCACGTGCACCGAAGCAGTTCGTCGACCAGCAGAATGACGTCACCGCGGCCGCCATCGAGCTGGCTACCCGTGAAGGCTTCGAGTCGGTCGAACACGTTAAGCGTTACACGGCACTGGGCTTCGGTACCGACCAAGGCAAATTGGGCAACATCAACGGCCTGGCCATTGCTGCACGCTCCATGGGTATTACCATCCCGGAAATGGGCACCACCATGTTCCGCCCCAACTACACGCCGATCACCTTCGGCGCGGTGGCTGGGCGCCATTGCGGTCATCTGTTCGAGCCGGTGCGCTTTACCGCGCTGCACGCCTGGCACCTGAAGAACGGTGCCGAGTTTGAAGACGTCGGCCAGTGGAAGCGGCCTTGGTACTTCCCGCGTAATGGCGAAGACATTCATGCCGCGGTGGCCCGTGAATGCAAAGCGGTGCGTGACAGTGTTGGCCTGCTCGATGCCTCGACCCTGGGCAAAATCGACATCCAGGGCCCGGACGCGCGTGAGTTTCTCAACCGCATCTACACCAACGCCTGGACTAAGCTCGACGTCGGCAAGGCGCGCTACGGCCTGATGTGCAAGGAAGACGGCATGGTCTTCGATGACGGCGTAACTGCCTGCGTCGGCGAAAACCATTTCATCATGACCACCACTACTGGCGGCGCGGCCCGCGTGCTGCAGTGGCTGGAGATCTACCAACAGACCGAATGGCCTGAGCTCAAGGTGTACTTCACCTCGGTTACCGACCATTGGGCGACCCTGACCTTGTCAGGCCCGAACAGCCGCAAGCTGCTCAGCGAAGTGACCGATATCGACCTGGACAAGGATGCATTCCCGTTCATGACCTGGAAGGAAGGCCTGGTCGCCGGGGTACCGGCACGGGTGTTCCGTATCTCGTTCACCGGTGAGCTGTCGTACGAGGTCAATATCCAGGCCAACTACGCCATGGGCGTGCTGGAGAAAATTGCCGAGGCGGGCAAACAGTACAACCTCACCCCGTACGGCACCGAAACCATGCACGTCCTGCGGGCCGAGAAGGGCTTCATCATCGTCGGTCAGGACACCGACGGCTCGATGACCCCGGACGACTTGAACATGGGCTGGTGTGTAGGGCGCACCAAGCCGTTCTCGTGGATCGGTTGGCGCGGGATGAATCGCGAAGATTGCGTGCGTGAAAACCGTAAGCAGTTGGTCGGTCTCAAACCGGTCGACCCGAACCAATGGTTGCCGGAAGGTGCGCAACTGGTTTTCGACCCGAAACAACCGATCCCGATGGACATGGTCGGTCACGTGACCTCCAGCTACGCCAGCAACTCCCTGGGTTATTCCTTCGCCATGGGTGTGGTCAAAGGCGGACTCAAGCGTTTGGGTGAGCGGGTCTACTCGCCTCAGGCCGATGGCAGCGTGATCGAAGCGGAAATCTGTTCATCGGTGTTCTTCGATCCGAAGGGTGAGCGGCAGAACGTTTAGTCAACTTGGCGGCTTGATGACCTGTGGGAGCCCGCCAAGCTGACTCCCACACGGTAATCGCCCTACAGAACACGAATTCAAGGCAGGTGAGTAATGAGCACAGTCAACGTCTACCAGCAACGCCCCGGCAACGATGCCAAGGCCGAGTCGCCACTGCATCACGCCGACCTGCCCAGCCTGATCGGCAAGGGCCGCAAGAACGCCGGAGTCACCCTGCGCGAGCACAAGTTCCTTGGCCACCTGACCCTGCGCGGCGATGGGCGCGACCCGGCTTTCGCCGGTGGCGTATTCAAGGCCCTGGGTCTGGAATTGCCTGTTGCGCTGACAGTGGTCGCCAACGGCGACATGTCTCTGCAGTGGCTGGGTCCGGATGAGTGGCTGCTGATTGTCCCCGGTGGTCAGGAGCTCGCTGTCGAGCAGAAACTGCGCGATGCCCTTGAAGGTCAGCATATCCAGGTGGTCAACGTCAGCGGCGGACAAACCCTGCTAGAACTAAGTGGCCGCAACGTGCGCGAAGTGCTGATGAAATCCACCAGCTACGATGTACATCCAAACAACTTCCCCGTCGGCAAAGCCGTGGGCACGGTGTTCGCCAAGTCGCAATTGGTGATCCGTCGTACCGGCGAGGAAACCTGGGAGCTGCTGATCCGTCGCAGCTTCTCCGATTATTGGTGGCTGTGGCTGCAGGACGCGGCAGCCGAATACGGTTTGAGCATCGAGGCCTAAGGGGAGTCGTATGAGCCGAGCACCGGACACTTGGATTCTCACCGCTGACTGTCCGAGCCTGCTCGGTACGGTGGACGTGGTGACGCGTTATCTGTACGAGCAACAGTGTTATGTCACCGAACATCATTCGTTCGATGACCGGCTGTCCGGGCGCTTCTTCATTCGTGTGGAATTCCGTCAGCCGGATGACTTCGACGAAGCCAGCTTTCGCGCGGGGCTCGCTGAGCGCGGCGAAGCCTTCGGTATGCTGTTCGAACTGACCGCTCCCAAGCATCGGCCGAAAGTGGTGATCATGGTGTCCAAGGCCGACCACTGCCTCAACGACCTGCTCTACCGCCAGCGCATCGGGCAATTGAGCATGGACGTTGTGGCGGTGATCTCCAATCACCCGGACCTTGAGCCGCTAGCCCACTGGCACCGCATTCCCTACTACCACTTTGCCCTTGACCCACATGACAAACCGGCGCAGGAGCGCAAGGTGTTGCAGGTGATCGAAGAGTCTGGTGCGGAGCTGGTGATCCTTGCCCGCTACATGCAAGTGCTGTCGCCGGAACTGTGCCGCAAGCTTGATGGCTGGGCGATCAACATTCACCACTCGCTGCTGCCTGGTTTCAAAGGTGCCAAGCCCTACCACCAGGCCTATAACAAGGGCGTGAAGTTGGTGGGCGCTACCGCTCACTACATCAACAACGACCTCGACGAAGGGCCGATCATTGCCCAGGGCGTCGAGTCGGTCGACCACAGCCATTACCCGGAAGACCTGATCGCCAAGGGCCGCGACATCGAGTGCCTGACTCTGGCGCGAGCGGTGGGCTATCACATTGAACGGCGGGTCTTCTTGAACGCCAACAGGACAGTAGTGCTCTGACTGACGCCATCGCCGGCAAGGCCAGAACAGATTCCAGTAACTCAGCGCGGCCCTCGGGCGGCGCACTTTGCACCGCTACATAACAACAAACTTTAGCGAGGTAAAAGCATGTCTGGTAATCGTGGTGTGGTGTATCTCGGCGCTGGCAAGGTCGAGGTGCAGAAAATTGACTACCCGAAAATGCAGGATCCGCGTGGCAAGAAGATCGAGCACGGGGTGATCCTCAGGGTGGTCTCCACCAACATCTGTGGCTCTGACCAGCATATGGTCCGTGGTCGCACCACCGCTCAAGTCGGCCTGGTGCTGGGCCATGAAATCACCGGTGAGGTGATCGAAAAGGGCCGCGACGTGGAAAACCTGCAGATCGGCGATCTGGTCTCGGTGCCGTTCAACGTCGCTTGTGGCCGCTGCCGCTCGTGCAAAGAACAACACACTGGCGTCTGCCTGACCGTTAACCCGGCACGTGCTGGGGGTGCCTATGGCTATGTCGACATGGGCGACTGGACCGGTGGCCAGGCCGAATACGTGCTGGTGCCCTATGCCGACTTCAACCTGCTGAAACTGCCTAACCGTGACAAGGCCATGGAGAAAATCCGCGACCTGACCTGCCTCTCCGACATCCTGCCGACCGGTTATCACGGTGCAGTGACAGCGGGCGTTGGCCCTGGCAGTTCGGTGTACATCGCCGGTGCCGGTCCTGTGGGGCTGGCCGCAGCAGCTTCAGCGCGTCTGCTGGGTGCTGCGGTGGTGATCGTCGGTGACGTCAACCCGGTGCGCCTGGCGCACGCCAAGGCCCAAGGTTTCGAAATCGCCGACTTGTCCCAGGACACCCCGCTGCATGAGCAAATTGCCAACCTCCTAGGTGAGCCGGAAGTGGATTGCGCGGTCGATGCCGTGGGTTTCGAAGCCCGTGGACATGGTCATGCCGGTGCTAAGCATGAAGCCCCGGCTACCGTACTCAACTCGCTGATGGGCGTGGTGCGGGTGGCGGGCAAGATTGGTATTCCCGGCTTGTACGTCACCGAAGATCCGGGTGCAGTGGATGCTGCAGCGAAAATTGGCAGCCTGAGCATCCGCTTTGGCCTGGGCTGGGCCAAGTCGCACAGCTTCCATACCGGGCAAACCCCAGTGATGAAGTACAACCGTCAACTGATGCAGGCGATCATGTGGGACCGTATCAACATTGCCGAAGTGGTGGGCGTACAGGTGATCAGCCTGGACCAGGCACCGGAAGGCTACGGCGAGTTTGATGCAGGGGTTCCAAAGAAATTCGTGATCGATCCGCACAAGCTGTTCAGCGCGGCCTGATAGCCACTAGGCGACCTATCGCGACAAGCCCGGCTGCCATGGGACACTGTGGGAGTCGGCCTTGCCGGCGAAAAGGCCATCAGAGAAAACGGAACATTCCCTCGCCTACAAGGTCCAACCCTCGTTTTCCCCTGCCTTTACGGCTGACGAGGTCTATTCATGAAACGTTTTGCACTGGTCACCCTGATGACTCTGGCTGCCAGCCCGGTATTCGCCTTCAACCTCAGCGATGCGGCCAACGCCGTTTCCGCCATGCAAGGCAACAAGGACGGTGCTGCGGTGCAGGCGCCAGCCGCTTCGGCGAACTTGCTCAATACCCTCGGCAGTGAGCTGAAAATCACCCCGGAACAAGCCATCGGTGGCACCGGCGCGTTGCTCGGTCTTGCTCGTAATCAACTGAGCAGCACCGACTACGAACAACTAAGCAAAGCCGTTCCCGGCCTGGACCTGCTCTCCGGCGAAAACGCCTTGGGCGGATTGAGCGGTTTGGGTGATCTGCTCGGCAAGAGCGGCAATTCGTCGGCCCTGAGCAATGCCTTGGGCGATAACGTTAAAAGCACCGATGACCTGAACAACGCCTTTAGCGCCTTGGGCATGGATACCGGCATGATCGGTCAGTTTGCCCCGCTGATCCTGCAGTACCTCGGTCAGCAGGGCGTTGCCGGTTCGCTGTTGCAGAGCCTGGGCGGCCTCTGGGGCACGCCCGCTGCCGCCCCTTCAGTGTAACGACGCTTACGCCGCTTCGGAAAAGTCCACCATGCGCACCGGGCGTCGGAAGCCGCTGGTGAGCACCATCAGGTAGGCCAGGCCCAGACCGAACCAACTCAGGCCAATGGTCAGGGTCAAGGTCGACAGGCTGGTCCACAGCCACAGGGTCAGGCTCATGCCCACCAGCGGGACCAGGCCATAACGCAGCAACCCTGTCAGGTTGCGATGGCAGGTCTCGTTGATCAAGTGGGTGCGAATCACTGCCAAGTTCACCGCTGAGAACGCCACCAGCGCACCAAAGCTGATGAGTGAAGCGAGGGTGGCAAGATCGATGACCAAGGCCAGCAGGGAAAATGCCGAGACCACCAGGGTAGCGGTAACCGGTGTGCCGAAGCGCGGCGACAAATTACCGAACCAGCGTTGTGGCAAGACCCTGTCACGACCCATGGTGTAGAGAATCCGCGATACCGCAGCCTGCGAAGCCAGGGCCGAGCCCAGGCTGCCAGCGACGTAAGCGGCGGTAAA
Protein-coding sequences here:
- a CDS encoding DUF2780 domain-containing protein yields the protein MKRFALVTLMTLAASPVFAFNLSDAANAVSAMQGNKDGAAVQAPAASANLLNTLGSELKITPEQAIGGTGALLGLARNQLSSTDYEQLSKAVPGLDLLSGENALGGLSGLGDLLGKSGNSSALSNALGDNVKSTDDLNNAFSALGMDTGMIGQFAPLILQYLGQQGVAGSLLQSLGGLWGTPAAAPSV
- a CDS encoding sarcosine oxidase subunit gamma, which encodes MSTVNVYQQRPGNDAKAESPLHHADLPSLIGKGRKNAGVTLREHKFLGHLTLRGDGRDPAFAGGVFKALGLELPVALTVVANGDMSLQWLGPDEWLLIVPGGQELAVEQKLRDALEGQHIQVVNVSGGQTLLELSGRNVREVLMKSTSYDVHPNNFPVGKAVGTVFAKSQLVIRRTGEETWELLIRRSFSDYWWLWLQDAAAEYGLSIEA
- the fdhA gene encoding formaldehyde dehydrogenase, glutathione-independent: MSGNRGVVYLGAGKVEVQKIDYPKMQDPRGKKIEHGVILRVVSTNICGSDQHMVRGRTTAQVGLVLGHEITGEVIEKGRDVENLQIGDLVSVPFNVACGRCRSCKEQHTGVCLTVNPARAGGAYGYVDMGDWTGGQAEYVLVPYADFNLLKLPNRDKAMEKIRDLTCLSDILPTGYHGAVTAGVGPGSSVYIAGAGPVGLAAAASARLLGAAVVIVGDVNPVRLAHAKAQGFEIADLSQDTPLHEQIANLLGEPEVDCAVDAVGFEARGHGHAGAKHEAPATVLNSLMGVVRVAGKIGIPGLYVTEDPGAVDAAAKIGSLSIRFGLGWAKSHSFHTGQTPVMKYNRQLMQAIMWDRINIAEVVGVQVISLDQAPEGYGEFDAGVPKKFVIDPHKLFSAA
- a CDS encoding sarcosine oxidase subunit alpha; this translates as MSQVYRLSNGGRIDRSKVLNFTFNGQTYQGYAGDTLAAALLANGVDIVGRSFKYSRPRGIIAAGSEEPNAILQIGATEATQVPNVRATQQALYAGLVATSTNGWPSVNTDVMGILGKVGGKLMPPGFYYKTFMYPQSFWMTYEKYIRKAAGLGRAPLENDPDSYDYMNQHCDVLVVGAGPSGLAAALAAGRSGARVILADEQEEFGGSLLDSRETLDGKPAAEWVAAVVAELKTLPEVTLLPRSTVNGYHDHNFLTIHERLTDHLGDRAPIGTVRQRMHRVRAKRVVLATGAHERPLVYGNNDVPGNMLAGAVSTYVRRYGVAPGRNLVLSTNNDHAYRVALDWHDAGLKVVAIADARHNPRGSLVEEARAKGIRILTSSAVIESRGSKHVTAARVAAIDVKAHKVASPGEWLDCDLVATSGGYSPVVHLASHLGGKPIWREDILGFVPGDAPQKRVCVGGINGVFALGDSLADGFEGGVRAATEAGFKAVAGSLPKVLARQEEATLALFQVPHDKNTARAPKQFVDQQNDVTAAAIELATREGFESVEHVKRYTALGFGTDQGKLGNINGLAIAARSMGITIPEMGTTMFRPNYTPITFGAVAGRHCGHLFEPVRFTALHAWHLKNGAEFEDVGQWKRPWYFPRNGEDIHAAVARECKAVRDSVGLLDASTLGKIDIQGPDAREFLNRIYTNAWTKLDVGKARYGLMCKEDGMVFDDGVTACVGENHFIMTTTTGGAARVLQWLEIYQQTEWPELKVYFTSVTDHWATLTLSGPNSRKLLSEVTDIDLDKDAFPFMTWKEGLVAGVPARVFRISFTGELSYEVNIQANYAMGVLEKIAEAGKQYNLTPYGTETMHVLRAEKGFIIVGQDTDGSMTPDDLNMGWCVGRTKPFSWIGWRGMNREDCVRENRKQLVGLKPVDPNQWLPEGAQLVFDPKQPIPMDMVGHVTSSYASNSLGYSFAMGVVKGGLKRLGERVYSPQADGSVIEAEICSSVFFDPKGERQNV
- the purU gene encoding formyltetrahydrofolate deformylase, with the translated sequence MSRAPDTWILTADCPSLLGTVDVVTRYLYEQQCYVTEHHSFDDRLSGRFFIRVEFRQPDDFDEASFRAGLAERGEAFGMLFELTAPKHRPKVVIMVSKADHCLNDLLYRQRIGQLSMDVVAVISNHPDLEPLAHWHRIPYYHFALDPHDKPAQERKVLQVIEESGAELVILARYMQVLSPELCRKLDGWAINIHHSLLPGFKGAKPYHQAYNKGVKLVGATAHYINNDLDEGPIIAQGVESVDHSHYPEDLIAKGRDIECLTLARAVGYHIERRVFLNANRTVVL